The following is a genomic window from Parabacteroides johnsonii DSM 18315.
CAGCTTCGCCCAACGTTCGCTTTCCGTACGCCGGACATTCAATTCTTCCTGTAGACCGGAAACTTTCGCCTTGTTCTCCGTCTGGGTACGAAGCCGGAAAGCAAGTTCCGTCTTTTCCTGCGTAAAGCGGAGCAGGGTTGCTTCGAGTGGCTGTCCATCAGAAGAAGCCAAGTAGCCGGCAGTCCATTTATCTAAAGCCACCTTTCTCCGGAGTAGGTCGGCAGAAGCTTCATCCAAGTCCTTTGCGATCTGGTCGGCAATGCCACGCGTCTGGTCGGCGATGCCGGATTGCTCGGTCTGGGTAGCCGACAGTTTTTTCAGACGTTCCTTCAGTTCTTCCATTCGCCGGGTGTACTCCTGCTCCACACTATCTGCGGGGCGGCCGTCGAGTAGTTTCTTTCGCTGCGCCTGTAAAGAGGAAAAAGCGATATGGTTCTTTTCGTGGAACTGTCCGGCTTCTTCCGCTTGCTTTTCGAGAGAAGGAAGAAAAGAAGCAAGAGATTCGCATTCGGCTTTTTGGGCGCTCTCCTGCCGTTCCAACTGATGAAGTTTCTCGGTATTTTCCTGCCACTGACGGGCAAAGTCTGTCAATGTTTTACGAAAGGCTTCCGGATTCTGCAACCATGCTTTCTGCCATTCGCTATTGCCGAACAAGAGGTCGGCAGCCGAAAGGGACTGAGCCAACTGGTCGGATTGTTCTTTTATAGTGACTTCTTCCCTCTCTTGCCGGCTGGCGGCGAGTTGTTGCTTGCCGATCATCTCCTTACAGGCAGCCTCGCTATCTGCAAGTTCTTTATGGAGTTGAAGCAACTGCTGTTGCAGACGGGCAAGATGGCGAGTATGGGCGATGTAGGTTTCTTTTTTATCCGATAAAGCCTGCAATTGAAGGGTGAGGGCAGAAACAGGGGCGACGGGTGCCTGATGGGCAAAAGGATGATGTGTACTCCCGCAAACCGGACAGGGTTGCCCTTCCTGTAACCTGCCGCGCAAATCCTTTATGTTGCCGGAAGCCTCCAAGCGTGCCTGTTCGATAAGCAATTGTTCTCGTTCCTGGCGAAGTTTCTCAATCTGTTTGTCTAAAGCCGGTGCATCGACAGCTTTCAGTTCTTCTTCCAGGTTCCGATACTCCTCTTCCGCCCGTTTCAACGCCTGCTGTTTGTTTGCATTCGCCTGTTGCAGAGCGGCAAGTTGTTTATTCAACGCCACAACCTCCTGCTGGAGCGTTTCGATCGAACGAGTGGCCGCTTCCATCCCCGAACGGGCGACCGATGCTGCATCCAAGTGCAACAACAAGGCTGAAAGCTGCTCCGCAATACGTTCCTTCTTCTTATAACGCTCGCGCCAAGCAGCCAGACGGACCATCTCCTCCGCCCCCTGCTTTTGACGGAGGACGGCAGCCTGATATTTCTTTTCGGCATCTTCCTTCCGAAGCGTAACATTCTTCAACTGCTGCTCCGAATGTGACAAGTCGCGGATGGCCGTATCCAACTGGATATCCAGTTTACGCGCCTGCAATATCTCCTGTTGAAGAGATTTAAAACGAGCTTCGGACTGTTGCTGCTCCTCCACTCCCTTTTCGTATTCACGGCGAGCAACCAACAACAATTCCGTTGCGTGCACCAACTTGTCGGCAGCCTCTTTTTGCTGCCTCCGGCGGACAGAAATCTGCTGTTCGACAGAGCGGACAGCCTCTTGAAGAGCCTGCTGCTCCGCTTTCGCTTTCTCGATCCGCTGCGATTCTTTCTCCGCTTGGGCAAGACGAGTGCGCAAGTCGTTTTCTTCCTCATCCGTCAATAGCTCAATGCCTTGTATGCGTGATTGGATCAAGTCGAAGGCATCTTTCGCCCGCGCATTTCTTTCAAATATCTGGCGGGAAATAGCAGAATAAAGCTCGGTTCCGGTCAACTTCTCCAACAAGGAGGCTTTTTCTCCCTGCTCGGCTTTCAAGAAAGTGGAAAAATCGTTCTGCGCCAGCAATACGGAACGCGTAAACTGTTCGAAGGTCAGGCCGATCAGTTCGATGATACGGGCTTGCAGATCGGAACGCGTCCCCTGCTCTTCCTCCTCCTTGTCGAGGTTGTACAACGCCAGACGCGGATTCTGCAACCGTCCGTTTTCCTTGTCACGCGCCCGCGCCACCGACCAGCGTGTCCGGTAGCGGTGTCCGTTCAAGGCCATGAAATCCACCTCTGCAAAACCAGAAGCCGTCCCCCGCCGCAGCAAGAAACGGGGATCGCTCTGCGACAGTTGTTCATTACTGACATCCTGAAGCTTGACATTATTTTCTTTTGCTTGATCGGTACGAGGCGTACGGGCGAACAGAGCCAAGCACATCGCATCCAAAAGCGTGGACTTGCCAGCTCCCGTAGGTCCGGAAATGGCAAAGATCCCGGCCGAGAGCAACGGCTCTACTGTAAAGTCTATTTCAAAATCACCTTCCAGCGAGGCCAGGTTACGACCTCGTATCGCTAATATCTTCATAGGGAAACCTCCCGTATTACATCGTTAAACATCTTCTCCAACTCTTCCGGCAAATCTCCCCCGAAACGGTTCGTAAAAGTATGGCGAAGCATATCCAGCGGAGCGATCTTTTGCAAATCCGTATAAGACAAAGGACGAGAATCTTCCTCTCCCTCCTTTTTCGGATAAGAAGGGATGATAGAAGTCAGGCGTACAGCCTTATCCGCCAGCACCTCCTCTACCCGATGCCGGAAACCCGGGTCTGGCTCCGTCAGCAGCACCTGTACTTCCAGATAAGGCCATAGGCTGCGGTCGGCTCCCTCTTCCGCCAACGGCAGGTCAGAAAGCTGCAAAAGGACTTCGGCAGGCAATGCCGGTTCCGCCGGAATCCGATGCAGGGCGGTCCGGAGTGGGATGGGCACTGCTTCGAGATCCGACAGGCATCCGTTTTTGAGGGTAAAGGCAACAACCTGATGGTGATAATGCTGTTCAGAGAAAGACATCGGAAGCGGACTACCTGCATAGCGTACATGCTCACGCCCTCCTACCCGTTGTGCCTTGTGGATATGCCCGAGAGCCGTATAGGCCAAGTCCTCGTTAAAGGCTTCTACCGATATCGATTCAAGCCCTCCCATGATAGTCCGTTCGCTCCGGTCATCTTCCGACAGTTCGGCACCGGTCGCATGCAGGTGTCCCATCGCAAGGAGTACCTCGCCCGGCTGCCTCTGACTATCGGCATAGTCATAGAGCCCGCGGTACATTCGGGTAACCCCTTCCACATAAGTATCTTTCCTTTCCTCCGAAGCGGGGTAATCTCCCTGGCGAAGATAGGGAACAGCCAAGCAAAGTGCCTCCCGTTTCCCCTCCTTATTATATAAGGGGATCAGAAGTGAATCGAAATCGATCTTGCACAGGTCCGTTCGCGGGACAATCCCGACAATCGACGTATTCAGTTCTTCCAACAAAGGTATCGGCGCCTCCAAACGAGCTGCCGAATCATGATTGCCTGCGATAACCACGATCTGCAAATGAGGATTACGCCGATTCGCTTCCCGCAAAAACCGGAAAAAACGACGTTGGGCGGCTGCTGATGGATTGGCAACATCGAAGACATCGCCTGCAATCAGCAGGACATCGGTCTGCCGTTGCACCAACAGGTCAGTCAACCACGAAAGAAATGCCTCATGCTCATCATCGCGGTCATACCCGAAAAAGGTTTGTCCGAGATGCCAGTCGGCGGTATGGATTATTTTCAATGACATAACAGCAAAGGGTTATATCTCAATTCCCTGCTTATACAAATAATCGGGAGCGAAGTCAGCACCGTTGAACCATTCGATCGTCCAATGCGTCAGCCCAAACTGGATGAAATTCTTCATGTCTTTCAAAGGCTCAAATATTTTCCCGTTGAGCAAAGGCAGGAAATCTATCCTTTTGGTTTTCCCGTTGCTGAACTCCAAATCCATCGTATAGCCTTCTACATAATCTACATTCGTCACTCTTATCAAATCTATATCTTCTTCCATGACTTTTTATATTAAAGGATTTATTTTATGAACTTCTTCGCCGTTTTGCAAGCGCACCCAATTCATCATCAACTCTTCCTTATGCAATTCCATCCAACGAAAAACCTGCTTTAAGACACTACTGGGAATTTCTCCTTTCACCACTCCTTTTTCAATCGTCACTATAGCCTGATAATCTCCATATCGGATATGGAAATGCGGAGGGTTATGGTCATCGGCAAACATTGCTATGATGATTCCAAAAAAACGACATATTTCTGGCATACTTTTTACTTTTATTATACTACTATTTATCCATCATTATAGCCAATACAAACATACGAAAAAAGCATTATCCTTCCCTACTTTTTCAAACAGAAAAAACAAAGGGTATATCCGAAAGTGACAGACCTTCCTTCAGATATACCCTTTACAATCCGGCTATTTACCTTTTTACAAAATCACCTTAAACGATTCCTTTCCTATGCGAACGAAGTAAAGTCCATCGGAAGGCACATCCACAACCTCCACACTATCCCGGATCGTTTTCAAAACGACAAGCCGCCCGTTGCCATCATAGACATACACCGGAACACCGGCTTCAAAACCGGATAGAGCCAAGCGTCTGGGGGCGGAACGGTAAACGCGTTTGGTGGTGTTTGGCAGTTGGTCGATGCTGGTGGGATCAGATTCTTTTTTGAATTTGACAGACAAATAAACATTTTCCATTAAATAAGGAAGTACAAACTGATTATTTTCATCCAATGTATTTGTTATATCTGCATCATTCAAAATAACGGATTCTATTATAAAACCCCGTTCCGGTCGGACATGAAAATATATACGAGAAGATTCCGTCCTTTTCATATAACCATAATAACAATACACCCAATCTTCTTCGTCTTGTCGAGTTCCGACAGTACCTCCTTCCGACAATAATATTTCGATTACATAGTTAGTTACAATTCCATGAGTTCGTATATTTTTAAATTTGCCCCAAACGGCATCCTCTTTATAAAATTGCAAACGGTTTACAGGTACAAACAACCTTGCAGACTGATAAACAGAATTGCAAAAACTATTTAACGACACCTGTGGAACCTCTTCTGAGGACAAATACACATAATCTATAGCAGGACAATCTTTAAAAGCATACTCTTCTATTATTGAAATATCCCCTGCCATGTGTACCGATTGCAGAGAACTACATCCAATAAAAGAATTTGAGTAAACTCGCTTAACTTTAGGAGGGAATACAATAGATTGCATATTCGAACAGTTTTCAAAACTGGGTAATTCAGTCAAACTTAGGCAATCACTAAAATTAAAAGACGTATTTTGGCAACCTTTCAACGCTTGATACCCAATATAAGATAAATTCTCGACATCATCAAAATAAACAGCTTTCATATTTTCAAAAGCATAATCCCCCACTTTTTCCAAACATGCGATATTAGACCCTGAAGTAAACTGTATACTACATTTGACACAGTTTTTAAAAGCAGAATTTTTTATCTCTTTTACTTTCTGCAAAATTCCGACTCCATACATATTTGAACAATTTTCAAAAGCACCTTTTTCAATCAGCTCTACAGACATAAGTCTCGGTCCATTAATTAGATGACTACAATTTTTAAAAGCCTCTTCTCCAATTTTTTTCAAATATTTATATTCATATATTTCTATATTAAGAGATGGGAATGTCGAAATAACAGAACCATAAAAAGACTGATTTCCAATTGCTTCTATTGACTTTGGCAAATACATGGATTGAATTTTCTGATTACAATTAAAAGCCTTATCCGGTATTGTATTTGCCGAATGAATGCCATATTTTACGACAGTCGTATTCTTTAAATCCAATTCCAAAAGCGATCCCATTTGATTCATAACTTCAAAATCCCGCTGATCTATATCACCCTCAACTATAAGGTGTGTTACTAACAGCTTGTCATTTTCTGATAACAATGAATTCAAAGTCCCTGCTTTTGTTACCTTTACCGATAACTGCCTTTTTTCGCGTAAGGTCAGAACAACAGTCAAATCTTTATTCCCATTCATATCTATCTTTAAGTTTCCTGTATGAGCAGATGTGGCATTATTATTATCATCATAAATTACTTTACCACTTAAAAGGACTTGCCCAATGTAATATAGTTCATTCGAATAAACAGAAATTGTAGCCTCTCCAGAAAGCAACTCGATTTGAGTGACATCCTTATACTCCTTTTGATTCACATATATTTTTTCAATACCTTGAATTGTACTCAATGTCAAAGTATAAGACTTCCTTTGATATTCTACTGATAATGTCAAATCAGATTCTATGGATTGGATTTCATAATACCCATTCCTTATTTGTGAGGAAATGTCACTTCCTCCAAGAATTACTCTTTTTACTTCATAATAATTATCCGGCAAAAAATTGAGACTAAGCATTGTTCCTTCCTGCAAATTTGATATTAAATCTGACTGCGTTACTGTTTTATCCCCAATCTTTATACTACCAGTTCCTCCTGTCATATTTATATTCAACTTGTATGTAGGGATCTTTTCAAACGTCACAGAAAGCGACATATTGGAAGAGACAGAAGTAACATTATATACATTGTCAACTATTTCGTCGGTTATATCTTTCGAGCCAAGCAGTACTTTAGCCACACGATATTTATTATCCGGCAAAAACTCCAGTTTCGTTCCTGTAACCGGAACAGTCACCGAACTTCCATTTTCTACTGTTTTACCATCAACTTTAACTTTTCCACCTTCTGAAGCATTAACTCGAAAAGTAAAACTGGTAGCCGCATTCTTTTCAAATACAACTGTCACTTCCTTATTTTCTAAAATAGCAGGAATAGTCAATACATTATTATTTACCTGATCAGTAACATCATCTACAGCCCCAATTTTTACTTGTTTAAGATGATAACCAGCATTCGGTATTATTGAAATTTTGACATCAGTCAAAGCATCCACAGATATTGGACTTCCAGATGTAACAGACCGATCATTCAATCTCACAGTTCCTCCTGCTGAATAAGTCACCTTTACTGCATAAAGGTCTTTTTCAAACGTAACCGTTATCTCTTCATTCGCAGAAACAGCAGAAATCGTAAAAACATTATCTTGAATCTGATTTGTCACATCTGTACTTCCCAATTTCATTGACTTCAAGTGATAACCTTTATCCGGTATTATCGTCACTTTGACATCAGATAAAGCATTCACGGATATTGAATTTCCGGATGTAACAGATTGGCCGTTTACCTTTACACTCCCACCATTTGAACAAGTAACCTTTACTGAATAAATTACGGGAGCATCCTTTTCAAATATGACTGTCACATTCGAATTTTCCGAAATAGAAGAAATAGTCAATAGGTTATCACGAACCAGATCAGTCACATCCGTTGTACCTAATTTTACTTGCTTAATGTGATAACCATTATTTGGGGTTATCATAACTTTCACATCCGTTGAAGCATCCACAGCTACAGAATTTCCAGATGTGACAGACTTGTCATTCACCATTACCGCTCCACCTTCATTATAAGAAACCGAAACAGAAAGAGTTTTAGCATATTCAACTTTAATATCACTCGGAGGATCAGATAGGACTAATTTGTTCTCACTAATCTCAGTAATCTTATCGGCACCATCAATCAAAACCCGTTTCAAATAATATCCTTCCTGATTTGAGAACTCCATTTCAATACCTGTCATACGACGAAGAATCACCGTCTGCAGGTCCGATGGATCCGGATATACCCAATTCCCATCAATTTTCACCCAATTATGACTATCATAAGCTCCTCCATCACTAACTTTTATATTGGCATCGTAAAGTTGATAAAACAAATAATCGAAAGTCATATTTTCAACAAAATCATCAAACTTATAAATAACAGGATCAGTTCTACTACCAGCCATTGTCATGGTTGAAATTTCTCTTTGTGGAGTAAGTTTTACCCAACCACGACAACTGCCATCTTTAGGTACAACTCTAACAGAAACAGAACAACCTTTCTCTATAGATACTTTCTGCCCATTCTTTACTTCCACATCATTGACCATTATTGTTCCTCTCTCCTCTTTGTATAAAACCTCTATATAAGGATCGTCGGAATCTTTCTCCCAAATAACTTCAATCAAAAAATTCTTCTGTTGGCTATATTCTGTAACATAATAATTTATAGATCCTTGACTAATTCCATTAACTTTAACATCTTTAATATGGAAACCCTGTTTAGACGAAAAAGTAAATTTAAATTGAGATCCTTCCCCATAGTTACTATCCAAAAAATATCCAATTGAACCTTGTAACATATAATATTTATTGTTCACATCATAACAATGTACACTTCCCTCTTGAGCATTCCAAGGAACAATTTGAACAGCAAATTTGTGTGTTTGATCAAAATTTATTTGAAATTCCGATGTCGCAGATCGGTAAGTGTCATTGCTTTCTTGTTTTATTACTATCTTAGAGACACCTTTAATATCCTTCAACCCCAAGTCGATACCATCATAAACTAACTGGATATCATATTTATACACATCTCCCTGTTGTTTCCTATAGAGTTTATTTACAGAAATGGGAATATTGTCTCCCTCACAAGTAAAACTTAAAGATGCAAGAGATTTTGTCTGGATAAGATCAGGAATAGTAAATATCCAGCGCAAAACTCCGTCTTCGCAAGAGATTTCAGCTTTGACTCCCTGCAACGTTAAATCATAATCAAAGCCAAAATTAAGATATTTGATTTCGGGATGTTGCATCTTTAATTCTGGATCAAGCAATTCACTCCTCACTTCATTTATACTACCCAAACAAGCTAATAAAACGAGCAATATGACCTGTAACGTTTTTTTCATACCCCTAACCTCCGCCTCCCTGTCCCCCTCCGTTCGGCATTCACTTTGTAAGATTATAAAATAAGAAAAGCGCAGGAACTGTCACTTTATTATCTAATCTAAAGGTATCGCCAAACACCCGTTATGCAAATAATAAAACAACAGCCTGCGCTCTATAACTGTAATAATCTTTGTACATAACAAGGGAATATACAGCAGAGCACAAGCATTTATTGTTTATTATTCCTGCATAACAAAAAATTGGCGATTCTTTAGATTAGGAATAATATCGTAAACGCTTTTCGCTTTTTCAGTAAGTCCTTCCGTTCCAACCTCCACCGAGGCTACTACTTGGAATTGTCACAAAAGTAGGGAATTTATAGAAACAAAGCTATATTTAGCTCAAATAAAAAATATCCGGACCACAAAAACACGATTAAAGAATCGATAAATCCATTTTGTTAAATATTGTCTCGAATAAATTCTATATTTCTAAACCGACTCGTATATTTGTACCAAAAAAGGATAATAAGAATTGTATCACCTAAGGAACTGAGAAAACTCTATAAAACAGAAGTCATGAAAATCACACATAGCTTTGGGGGATTAGTTATGAATAAAATAACAAAAGAACAATATGAATTTGCGTTGGCAAGAGTGGAAGAACTTCTGCCTTTGGTCAATGACAATATTCCTACAAACGATAAGAATGCAGTGGAGCTCACCGTCATGTCCGATATAGTAATCGCATACGAGAAGGAACACTTCCCTATAAAAAAACCAACAATCGCTGAACTGATCGAGCTTTCCCTTGAAGAAAAAGGGATGAGCCAAAAACAGCTTGCCGGGGAGATCGGAATAAGCCCTTCACGAGTGAATGATTTTGTTTCCGGACGTTCAGAACCGACTTTAAAGATAGCGAGATTGCTTTGCCAAATATTGAACATACCTCCTGCTGCCATGTTAGGCTTTTGAAAAACTCCCCGAACCGCAAACACGATCCGGGGAGCCATTCAACCACGATTTGCCAATTTATCAAAATGTCACTACCCGCCCATGAAAATAGGATTAGTAGTGCATATATTTGGAATTAGTATAGCGGGTAATATTTTTTAACACAACAAAATGCACTACGTTCCCCTTTTTTCACGAACAAAATGACACCTCGTCATAAGCCGGCAGAACATCATTCGATGACAGCAAAAGGAATATTTGCCGTGGAAACATATCCTGTATGGTCAAGCACATAGACATACAAACGGCAATATCCGAATTTATTGTCTATCTTTGCCCTCTCAATAAATGAAACGGAACGTATGAATTGGTTACAAGAGGCTTTTTTAGAGCCTACTATGGTTCAAGCAGTTATCATTATTTCGCTGGTCTCTGCACTCGGATTATATTTGGGGCGGATCAAGATATTCGGCATATCACTGGGTATCACATTCGTATTTTTTGCCGGTATCTTAGCGGGACACTTAGGGATCGTCGTGAATAAGGATATGCTTTATTTTGCGCAAAGTTTCGGCCTGATTCTTTTCGTTTATGCATTAGGATTACAGGTTGGCCCCGGTTTTTTCTCTTCACTGAAAAAAGGAGGTGTAGCTATGAATATGATGGGGTTGGGCGTGATCCTGCTCGGTCTGGTTATGACGGTCGGGTTGCACTGGACAACAGGAATTTCCCTTTCCAATATGGTCGGTTTACTTTGCGGGGCCGTTACCAACACACCTGCTTTGGGAGCCGCTCAACAAGCTTTGTTACAGATAGATCCAACCAACACCAAAGGGGTGACAGACATGGCTTTAGCATGTGCCGTCGCTTATCCGCTCGGTGTAGTGGGCGTGATCTTGGCGATTATCATACTGAAAGCTCTGTTTACCGACAAGAAACAGAAAGACCAAAAAGAACAACGCGACATGACTACCTATGTCGCCGAGTTCCACGTAAGCAATCCGGCGATCTACGAGAAGAGCATCAAGGACGTGATGAAGCTGACGGAAAAGCATTTCGTTATCTCACGCGTATGGAGAAACGGGAAAGTGAGCATCCCTACTTCGGACACCTTGCTTCATGAGCATGATCACCTTTTGATTATCTCTGTCAAATCGGATGTCGAAAATATTAAAGTCCTCTTCGGCGAGCAAGAGAATGTGGACTGGAACAAAGCAGATATCGATTGGAATGCCATCGACAGCCAACTGATCTCGCGCCGCATCGCGGTGACACGCAACCGGGTGAACGGGGTAAAATTAGGTTCTCTCCGTCTCCGTAACCTCTACGGTATCAATATTACGCGCGTGAATCGTGCCGGTATAGACCTGTTGGCCTCTCCTGACCTGCGCCTGCAAATCGGCGACCGGCTGACAATCGTGGGAGAAGCGAATTCGGTAAACACAGTCGGAAAGATTTTAGGAGACGAAATCAAACGGTTGAACAATCCAAACCTCTTGGCTGTCTTTATCGGCATCTCATTGGGGATGCTGTTGGGGGCATTACCGATCACACTGCCGGGAATGAGCACACCGGTCAAATTGGGGATTGCCGGAGGTCCGATCATCGTCGGAATCCTGATGGGTGCATTCGGTCCGCGTTTCCACCTGACAACCTACACAACGATGAGTGCCAACCTGATGCTCCGTCAATTGGGGATCATTATTTATCTGGCGGGATTGGGAATCGATTCGGGTGCACATTTCTTCGAAACAGTTTTCCGGACAGAAGGATTGCTTTGGATCGGACTTGGGTTCCTGCTGACGATCGTTCCGGTGCTGATTGTTGGTTTCATCGCTTCGCAATTCTTCAAACTCGACTATGCACACAACGTGGGGATGCTCTGCGGAAGTATGGCAAACCCGATGGCATTAAACTATGCCAACACGACTGTCGATGGCGACGAGCCTTCCGTTTCTTATGCCACTGTTTATCCGCTCTCGATGTTTATCCGTGTGATTTCGGCTCAGTTGGTACTAATGTTATTCACCTGATCAGGCTTTGGAGCATCTGACCAACACCTTTTCTCCATCTGCCAGAGTGGTTGCAAAGAGATAGACGTGCCCACCATCGGCAATCTTCGTCCGCTTGCGCAAATCTTCTACGGAAAGAGGGAAATTGCGCACGGTTATATTTGCCTGAGGGATTGTTTTTGAAAGTCCTTTACACAGTTTTCCAGCAAAAGGCAGCACTTCGTCCACCCGGAATCTGCGGCCGGGAAAGTCGGGCAACAATTGGTCAGATGTATATAGATGGCTACTCACTTGCAACTTCTTTACTCCCGTCCGGACAGCTACCTGCTTGAATGCACCGGCTTTTAAAACCGAAGTATTCGGTTCATATAAATAAGCACCGACCTGACTGACCGGAACCAATACAGCATTACGTTCCTCTTCTAATGTAAAAGAGAAAGATTGCATTCCGTCCGGTCCGAAATTAATGCACCGGATCGACGGTTCCCTGCCATCCGCCTCACGCTCCGTCACGAAAAGCAGTTCCTTGCATTCATTCCTAACAGAAAGGACATGCACGGATGTCGTCCCCGGCAACAGTTCCAAAGTCATTTGTATATCCGCCATCGGCGAGAGCTTTGCGATGAGGCATGGAGAGCGTTTCAGAAGCTCCGGTAACAGTCCGGGCAGATCGGGTTCGCAATCTTGCAAAGCGAAAACCCGCTTGTTGGATTCTCCCCGGCGTGCAGGGTCGATATAAAAAGCATCGACCTCCGGAAGGGTATCGACGGCTTGGGCGGTATCAGCATTTACAACCGTTATGTTGTTGGCACCCAAGACGGAGAAGTTGTGTTTCGCAGCTTCACAATAAGCAGGAAAACGTTCTATATAAGTCAAATGTTTCGCCTTGAGGGAAAGGAAATAGCTATCGATCCCCAGTCCTCCTGTCAGGTCGCAAACTGTCCAACTTTCACCAATCAGCTCCTGCTTATAAGCAGCCGTCTGTTCGGAAGAACATTGCTCCGCAGCAATCTTAGCCGGAAAAATTAATTGTCCGTTCTCATACCACGACGGCAATTTTTCCCGAATCTGTCTCCTGGCCGCAATCTGATCGACCAAAAAGGGAATATCCATTCCGGGATATTTGGCGGCAGAAAGCAGCAAGCGGGCCAAGTCGTCTGCGGCATGTTCTTTGATGAATTGTATGTGTGCAGTTGTCAATTCCATATCGGCACTAAAGTCAGTGACGAC
Proteins encoded in this region:
- a CDS encoding AAA family ATPase, encoding MKILAIRGRNLASLEGDFEIDFTVEPLLSAGIFAISGPTGAGKSTLLDAMCLALFARTPRTDQAKENNVKLQDVSNEQLSQSDPRFLLRRGTASGFAEVDFMALNGHRYRTRWSVARARDKENGRLQNPRLALYNLDKEEEEQGTRSDLQARIIELIGLTFEQFTRSVLLAQNDFSTFLKAEQGEKASLLEKLTGTELYSAISRQIFERNARAKDAFDLIQSRIQGIELLTDEEENDLRTRLAQAEKESQRIEKAKAEQQALQEAVRSVEQQISVRRRQQKEAADKLVHATELLLVARREYEKGVEEQQQSEARFKSLQQEILQARKLDIQLDTAIRDLSHSEQQLKNVTLRKEDAEKKYQAAVLRQKQGAEEMVRLAAWRERYKKKERIAEQLSALLLHLDAASVARSGMEAATRSIETLQQEVVALNKQLAALQQANANKQQALKRAEEEYRNLEEELKAVDAPALDKQIEKLRQEREQLLIEQARLEASGNIKDLRGRLQEGQPCPVCGSTHHPFAHQAPVAPVSALTLQLQALSDKKETYIAHTRHLARLQQQLLQLHKELADSEAACKEMIGKQQLAASRQEREEVTIKEQSDQLAQSLSAADLLFGNSEWQKAWLQNPEAFRKTLTDFARQWQENTEKLHQLERQESAQKAECESLASFLPSLEKQAEEAGQFHEKNHIAFSSLQAQRKKLLDGRPADSVEQEYTRRMEELKERLKKLSATQTEQSGIADQTRGIADQIAKDLDEASADLLRRKVALDKWTAGYLASSDGQPLEATLLRFTQEKTELAFRLRTQTENKAKVSGLQEELNVRRTESERWAKLNELAGSADGAKFRRIAQGYTLDILLNYANVQLRCLTRRYRLERVPETLALQVIDRDMCDEVRTVHSLSGGESFLVSLALALGLSSLSSNRMRVESLFIDEGFGSLDAETLRVAMDALESLRTQGRKIGVISHVQEMTERIPVRICVNRAGNGRSFLEVL
- a CDS encoding DUF4160 domain-containing protein encodes the protein MPEICRFFGIIIAMFADDHNPPHFHIRYGDYQAIVTIEKGVVKGEIPSSVLKQVFRWMELHKEELMMNWVRLQNGEEVHKINPLI
- a CDS encoding DUF2442 domain-containing protein — encoded protein: MEEDIDLIRVTNVDYVEGYTMDLEFSNGKTKRIDFLPLLNGKIFEPLKDMKNFIQFGLTHWTIEWFNGADFAPDYLYKQGIEI
- a CDS encoding exonuclease SbcCD subunit D, with amino-acid sequence MSLKIIHTADWHLGQTFFGYDRDDEHEAFLSWLTDLLVQRQTDVLLIAGDVFDVANPSAAAQRRFFRFLREANRRNPHLQIVVIAGNHDSAARLEAPIPLLEELNTSIVGIVPRTDLCKIDFDSLLIPLYNKEGKREALCLAVPYLRQGDYPASEERKDTYVEGVTRMYRGLYDYADSQRQPGEVLLAMGHLHATGAELSEDDRSERTIMGGLESISVEAFNEDLAYTALGHIHKAQRVGGREHVRYAGSPLPMSFSEQHYHHQVVAFTLKNGCLSDLEAVPIPLRTALHRIPAEPALPAEVLLQLSDLPLAEEGADRSLWPYLEVQVLLTEPDPGFRHRVEEVLADKAVRLTSIIPSYPKKEGEEDSRPLSYTDLQKIAPLDMLRHTFTNRFGGDLPEELEKMFNDVIREVSL